A stretch of the Maridesulfovibrio bastinii DSM 16055 genome encodes the following:
- a CDS encoding zinc ribbon domain-containing protein: MADILCPNCNKRVSENASACPKCGEPITEQTVFESKEKIKKVRKKTRGFVFVIFICLVVIVAVNKFGSYLEDKEPTKPVSQKVEKQKLILGFDAKDYMSRFRVQASEMNLAITDEKHLSGEVNDSIEANVGCCAYLEVTTTKTSPAKVVEVTVSLGGGDGSTAAAAQKLLALATLIMTTQPGKDSSYRGQILRDLGFMNGKLPVESKAIRGDYRYRVLNYPGMGLMIGVDRAQ, from the coding sequence GTGGCTGATATTTTATGTCCTAACTGCAATAAACGGGTTTCTGAAAATGCATCAGCATGTCCAAAATGCGGTGAGCCGATAACGGAACAAACCGTTTTTGAAAGTAAAGAAAAAATAAAGAAGGTAAGGAAAAAAACTAGAGGATTCGTATTCGTAATATTCATTTGTCTGGTTGTAATAGTAGCAGTTAACAAATTCGGATCTTATCTGGAGGACAAAGAACCTACAAAACCGGTTAGCCAGAAGGTAGAGAAGCAAAAATTGATACTTGGCTTTGATGCTAAAGACTATATGAGTAGGTTCAGAGTTCAGGCTAGTGAAATGAATTTAGCTATAACAGATGAAAAACACTTATCTGGTGAAGTTAACGATTCAATAGAAGCTAATGTTGGCTGTTGTGCATATCTAGAAGTTACTACAACTAAAACCAGCCCAGCAAAGGTTGTGGAAGTAACAGTAAGCCTTGGTGGAGGCGATGGTTCTACTGCAGCAGCTGCACAGAAATTATTAGCCCTTGCTACTCTGATTATGACAACACAGCCGGGTAAAGATTCATCGTATAGAGGGCAGATCTTAAGAGACTTAGGATTCATGAATGGCAAGCTGCCTGTAGAGTCTAAGGCTATCAGAGGTGATTATAGATATCGGGTTCTAAATTACCCAGGGATGGGATTGATGATCGGAGTCGACAGGGCTCAATAA
- a CDS encoding class I SAM-dependent methyltransferase translates to MENVIKHNPELWLKNLPEEANYWYGVISGFPNKQKQAESFRKKASGELPFPTVLRPFLIKNSETSILDVGAGPHTVIGLAGLKEKIKIVAIDPLADVYNEILSAFNIVPAIMTQQGIAEELDLDNLGQFDLVYSRNAIDHSYNPIKAIENMLLATKKTGTLFIEGAVNEGKRQNYHGLHQWNFLPDEENGDMLLWNKEVKISLRKHFQNKCSIKARRNGKTFYLIIKHC, encoded by the coding sequence ATGGAAAATGTTATTAAACATAATCCGGAGTTATGGCTTAAAAACCTACCTGAAGAAGCTAACTATTGGTACGGAGTGATCAGTGGTTTTCCCAATAAGCAGAAACAGGCAGAATCATTCAGAAAAAAAGCATCCGGGGAATTGCCTTTTCCGACCGTGTTGCGTCCATTCCTTATAAAAAATTCTGAAACAAGTATCCTTGATGTTGGAGCTGGGCCGCACACAGTCATAGGTCTTGCAGGTCTAAAGGAAAAAATAAAGATAGTAGCAATTGATCCTCTCGCAGATGTGTATAACGAAATATTAAGTGCGTTCAACATCGTCCCCGCAATCATGACACAGCAAGGGATTGCAGAAGAATTGGATTTAGACAATCTGGGTCAGTTTGATTTGGTCTACAGCCGTAATGCTATCGACCATTCATATAATCCAATCAAAGCCATCGAAAATATGCTTCTTGCCACTAAAAAGACGGGAACACTATTTATTGAAGGTGCTGTCAACGAAGGTAAAAGGCAAAATTATCATGGTCTGCACCAATGGAATTTTTTACCAGATGAAGAAAATGGCGACATGTTGCTATGGAATAAAGAAGTAAAAATTTCATTACGCAAACATTTTCAAAATAAATGCTCAATTAAAGCTAGACGGAATGGTAAAACATTTTATCTAATAATCAAGCATTGTTAG
- a CDS encoding DUF5677 domain-containing protein — protein MLNQFEDILQEVRRQNPQFDEDIGMQSTVLNRGAEAIVESRKSYFDEILKGREGHANFVDRNIKRWEAPFLLLELLIASCIELGSECSKTFVFGDDNSENLHFDVLRRLHGNACLAANEIMCLLKNGFADAAFSRWRSLHEISATMLFIDKHGAECSRRYYDYDVVESCQAANCHEIVKGRINEAGFSADEIEALKKYRADLLDTHGQDFSKPYGWATPFFPLDRNKNPQKVVFGMIEKAVKLDHFRPYYKWASQNVHPMSKSMHKNWGRHEVKGDVIQVGPSNSGMTVPGHSTALSLIQATSVILQPIKSFTRACHVKALILLADEIGSAFLDVENSSEK, from the coding sequence ATGCTGAATCAATTCGAGGATATTTTACAAGAGGTAAGGCGTCAAAATCCTCAATTTGATGAGGATATAGGTATGCAGTCAACAGTTCTTAATAGAGGTGCTGAGGCGATCGTTGAATCGCGTAAGAGTTATTTTGATGAAATTCTGAAGGGTAGAGAAGGTCATGCTAATTTTGTTGATCGAAATATCAAACGATGGGAAGCTCCATTTTTACTATTAGAATTGCTTATTGCATCATGTATTGAACTTGGAAGCGAATGTAGTAAAACATTTGTATTTGGGGATGATAATTCTGAAAATTTACATTTTGATGTTTTGCGTAGATTACATGGCAATGCATGTCTTGCAGCAAATGAGATAATGTGTCTTCTTAAAAATGGTTTTGCTGACGCAGCCTTTTCTAGGTGGAGGTCTTTGCACGAGATATCAGCCACTATGTTGTTTATTGATAAGCATGGCGCCGAGTGCTCTCGGCGTTATTACGATTATGACGTTGTTGAGTCTTGTCAGGCTGCGAATTGCCACGAGATTGTTAAAGGCCGAATTAATGAGGCTGGATTTAGTGCCGATGAAATTGAAGCACTCAAAAAATATCGGGCTGACCTTTTAGATACGCATGGTCAAGATTTTAGTAAACCATATGGGTGGGCAACTCCTTTTTTCCCTTTAGATAGAAATAAGAATCCACAAAAAGTAGTTTTTGGTATGATCGAGAAAGCTGTTAAACTCGATCATTTTCGTCCCTATTATAAATGGGCAAGTCAAAACGTTCACCCTATGTCAAAATCAATGCATAAAAATTGGGGGCGGCATGAAGTCAAAGGTGATGTTATTCAAGTTGGACCTAGTAACTCAGGCATGACTGTTCCAGGTCATTCTACAGCGTTAAGTCTGATACAAGCTACATCGGTGATATTGCAGCCAATAAAAAGTTTTACCCGAGCATGTCATGTTAAGGCGCTTATATTATTGGCAGATGAGATAGGTTCGGCTTTTCTCGATGTAGAGAATTCTTCGGAGAAATAG
- a CDS encoding type II toxin-antitoxin system RelE/ParE family toxin: MPRIKWLELAVQDLDSIYEYISQDDPRSARKVVSAILKNVKSLEQHPQIGRAGRVAGTRELIVLKGAYLVAYCCNEDVEILRVLRHSQDWRGVLE, from the coding sequence ATGCCGAGGATTAAATGGCTTGAACTGGCCGTTCAGGATTTGGATTCAATTTACGAATACATAAGTCAGGATGATCCGAGGTCAGCTAGAAAAGTAGTCTCAGCCATATTAAAAAATGTGAAGAGTTTGGAGCAGCATCCGCAAATAGGGCGAGCTGGCAGAGTTGCGGGAACTCGTGAGTTGATTGTGCTTAAGGGCGCGTATCTCGTGGCATATTGCTGCAATGAAGATGTCGAGATTTTGCGAGTGCTACGGCATAGTCAGGATTGGCGGGGTGTTTTGGAGTAG
- a CDS encoding CopG family ribbon-helix-helix protein — translation MISKEPKSEVVTIRITSEMKERIEKLAQATNRSKAFLFGEAISSYLDVNEWQVKAIQKGVAEARSPEAKWTSQEDLEAKYAED, via the coding sequence ATGATAAGTAAAGAACCAAAGAGCGAAGTCGTAACAATTCGTATAACTTCGGAAATGAAAGAGAGAATCGAAAAGCTTGCGCAGGCAACTAATAGATCAAAAGCTTTTTTGTTTGGCGAAGCTATTTCCAGTTATCTTGATGTGAATGAATGGCAGGTCAAAGCGATTCAGAAAGGGGTTGCTGAAGCTAGAAGCCCAGAAGCTAAGTGGACCTCTCAGGAAGATTTAGAGGCCAAGTATGCCGAGGATTAA
- a CDS encoding MucR family transcriptional regulator, translated as MDKILQGAIEIARAQAGVRIMTDDEILSMIYNLDNSVRTALADGVNGGGADAPAQDPQKAIKEKSITCLECGSSLKIITKRHLAKHDLTADEYRSKWGYAKKQPLVCKSLQRERRKKMKDIQLWKRRG; from the coding sequence ATGGACAAAATATTGCAAGGAGCAATAGAAATCGCCAGGGCTCAGGCCGGTGTGAGAATCATGACCGATGATGAAATTCTGTCCATGATTTACAACCTTGATAATAGTGTACGAACTGCGCTCGCAGATGGAGTTAATGGCGGCGGAGCAGATGCCCCCGCACAGGACCCCCAGAAAGCCATTAAGGAAAAGAGTATTACCTGTCTGGAATGTGGCAGTTCTCTTAAAATAATAACCAAACGTCATCTGGCTAAACATGATTTAACCGCTGATGAATATCGTTCCAAATGGGGCTATGCCAAAAAACAGCCTCTGGTCTGCAAGTCTTTGCAGCGTGAACGCAGAAAAAAAATGAAAGATATCCAGCTGTGGAAGAGAAGAGGATAG